Proteins encoded within one genomic window of Gemmatimonadota bacterium:
- a CDS encoding DUF3592 domain-containing protein, with protein MTALLRLARKSLLLWFGATFLAGGLASLSMGSWVAIQELRYRDEGRVTEAVVLTGSIEPASQQGSSPDRFSIVYHFDTPEGKTIEGNDTVDLEGGDHLEAGSTLDITYLPDNPGTSRVVGSDEMGTALAALLVGGVFALIGGFFFFTNAYRLGRQWSILRTGEFGQGTVLAIGPTNTSINRVRQWKVQYTYRDPLGSVHTGASGYLAPDEAHAYAVGDSVRIRVSREHFEESVWDVPPAPRTRLDVGRLGRWAGRWAYTLALAFLAILVGEIVIPVTGLDDSIVRHEAVLTRITVAVMILGFTMFMGAIVTAILTGVRTPWSRPDEGSSYHDQFSIREAKNAWRWRAWRDSPRWRVNFVVMAGIPLLAVGLFGLFIVIAPNGIRFLCGAALMVAIWKTAIAIVRA; from the coding sequence ATGACCGCACTCCTTCGCCTGGCCCGAAAGTCCCTCCTCCTGTGGTTCGGGGCCACCTTCCTGGCCGGCGGCCTCGCATCTCTATCGATGGGGAGCTGGGTCGCAATCCAGGAACTGCGCTATCGGGACGAAGGAAGGGTCACGGAGGCGGTCGTACTGACCGGGTCCATCGAGCCTGCGTCCCAGCAGGGAAGTTCCCCCGACCGCTTCTCGATCGTGTACCACTTCGATACGCCCGAGGGGAAAACGATCGAAGGCAATGACACGGTCGATCTCGAGGGAGGCGACCATCTCGAGGCCGGAAGCACGCTGGACATCACATACTTGCCGGACAACCCGGGCACCAGCCGCGTCGTGGGCTCAGATGAGATGGGTACGGCTCTAGCTGCTCTCCTGGTGGGAGGTGTCTTCGCGCTCATCGGGGGGTTCTTCTTCTTCACGAATGCCTATCGACTCGGGCGCCAGTGGTCCATCCTTCGGACGGGCGAGTTCGGGCAGGGAACGGTTCTGGCTATCGGACCGACGAATACCTCGATCAACCGAGTTCGCCAATGGAAGGTTCAATACACGTACCGAGACCCTCTGGGAAGCGTCCACACTGGGGCGAGCGGCTACCTCGCGCCGGACGAAGCCCATGCTTACGCGGTTGGGGACTCCGTGAGGATCAGGGTTAGCCGGGAACACTTCGAAGAAAGTGTGTGGGACGTGCCCCCAGCTCCGCGCACCCGGCTGGATGTGGGGCGACTCGGTCGCTGGGCGGGCCGTTGGGCATACACTCTGGCGCTCGCGTTCCTCGCGATCCTGGTTGGCGAGATCGTGATCCCGGTAACGGGCCTTGATGACTCGATCGTCCGCCATGAAGCCGTGCTCACCCGGATCACAGTGGCGGTGATGATTCTCGGGTTCACGATGTTCATGGGTGCCATCGTTACCGCCATTCTCACGGGCGTCCGTACACCCTGGAGTCGTCCGGATGAGGGCTCTTCCTATCACGACCAGTTTTCTATCAGGGAGGCCAAGAATGCCTGGAGGTGGCGCGCCTGGCGGGACAGCCCCCGGTGGCGCGTCAACTTCGTGGTCATGGCGGGCATTCCGCTCCTCGCCGTCGGACTCTTCGGTCTGTTCATCGTGATCGCCCCAAACGGAATCAGGTTCCTGTGCGGGGCGGCCCTGATGGTTGCGATATGGAAAACTGCGATCGCCATTGTTCGAGCCTGA